The following are encoded in a window of Spea bombifrons isolate aSpeBom1 chromosome 2, aSpeBom1.2.pri, whole genome shotgun sequence genomic DNA:
- the LOC128473492 gene encoding inhibin beta C chain-like: protein MTVQFLVPILLVTLRACLVESSCAACSTFSQPLGEQAKKEILVEVAKQNLLSKLHLRQRPNISHTVSRETLAQALQRLNIRSDEDSLLEFPEENIQLNDDLGTDQDYEIISFADIDSSQASRTILHFHLNAEKGKQQEINNADVWLYLQTPPEGRVSVAVTTSRSKKQTVKDTVQVEVVRKNWYTVTLPTLSKTALSGEENIYLELECFECQHPPLMNNISDAHRPFLVVKAHNKKTSPRIRRHITECVSDLDMCCRKNFYIDFKEIGWSDWIISPEGYHMNLCEGKCPIHLARVPGIAASSHTAIFSLIKANNMYASLSSCCVPTKRRPLSVLYFDKYNVIVKTDIPDMIVESCGCT, encoded by the exons ATGACAGTTCAATTCTTGGTGCCTATTCTGCTGGTTACTTTGAGGGCTTGTTTGGTAGAATCATCCTGCGCTGCCTGCAGCACTTTTAGCCAGCCACTGGGAGAGCAAGCTAAGAAAGAGATACTGGTGGAAGTGGCCAAGCAGAACCTCCTGAGCAAACTTCACTTGAGACAGCGGCCAAACATCTCACACACTGTGTCCAGGGAGACGCTGGCACAGGCATTGCAGAGACTGAACATCAGGTCGGATGAGGATTCATTATTAGAATTTCCAGAAGAGAATATTCAACTGAATGATGATTTAGGCACTGATCAGGACTATGAAATTATCAGCTTTGCTGACATAG ACAGCTCCCAGGCCTCTAGAACAATCCTTCATTTCCATCTCAATGCAGAAAAAGGTAAACAACAGGAGATCAATAATGCAGATGTATGGCTCTATCTGCAGACACCTCCTGAAGGCAGGGTATCTGTGGCAGTAACAACATCCCGATCCAAGAAGCAGACAGTGAAAGACACAGTCCAAGTGGAAGTAGTAAGGAAAAACTGGTACACTGTTACTTTGCCAACCCTTTCCAAAACAGCTCTTAGTGGTGAAGAAAACATATACCTAGAACTGGAGTGCTTTGAATGCCAGCATCCACCTCTAATGAACAATATTAGTGATGCGCATCGCCCATTCCTAGTTGTAAAAGCACACAACAAGAAGACTTCCCCTCGCATTCGTAGGCATATCACCGAATGTGTCAGTGACTTGGATATGTGCTGTCGGAAGAACTTTTATATTGATTTCAAAGAGATTGGCTGGAGTGACTGGATTATAAGTCCAGAGGGGTACCACATGAACCTCTGCGAAGGCAAATGTCCTATTCACCTAGCCAGAGTACCAGGGATTGCTGCATCTAGTCATACTGCTATATTCAGCCTCATTAAGGCCAACAACATGTATGCCAGCCTTAGCTCCTGCTGTGTTCCCACCAAGCGGAGGCCTTTGTCAGTACTCtattttgataaatataatGTCATTGTCAAAACAGATATTCCAGATATGATTGTAGAAAGTTGCGGTTGTACCTAG